A stretch of the Sphingobacterium thalpophilum genome encodes the following:
- the cobA gene encoding uroporphyrinogen-III C-methyltransferase, translated as MKKLKKKSLFIVGSGPGDPELLTLKAHKAIKNAQVILFDNLINEEILKLAPKNCIKHYVGKHPYGEYVPQEEINALILQYCAQYDRVLRLKGGDPYLFGRGFEEWLTVRDQGIDVIYIPGISSMQGAGLNDIPLTHRGISEGVWALTGMKKDGSLSADLPLAVQSRSTVVIYMGMRKLDEIARTYVLYGRGDTPAAVIQHASLPQQRQVTCKVKDLVRACRQQGLGHPAIIVIGDVVSLQQAETLAASEQYRQIGGQ; from the coding sequence ATGAAAAAACTAAAGAAAAAATCGCTATTTATTGTCGGTTCTGGACCCGGAGACCCCGAATTGCTCACATTAAAAGCACATAAAGCCATAAAAAATGCGCAAGTCATCCTATTTGACAACTTAATTAATGAAGAAATACTAAAATTAGCACCCAAAAACTGCATAAAACACTATGTCGGCAAGCATCCTTATGGAGAATATGTACCTCAGGAAGAGATCAACGCACTCATTCTACAATACTGCGCACAATACGACCGGGTACTGCGCCTAAAAGGCGGCGACCCCTATCTCTTTGGCCGGGGCTTTGAAGAATGGCTGACCGTCAGGGATCAGGGTATAGACGTCATCTATATTCCCGGCATCAGCAGCATGCAGGGCGCAGGCCTCAACGATATCCCGCTGACGCACCGCGGTATCAGCGAAGGCGTCTGGGCATTGACCGGAATGAAGAAAGATGGCAGCTTGTCTGCAGACTTGCCACTGGCCGTACAAAGTCGCTCCACGGTTGTCATTTACATGGGCATGCGCAAGCTGGACGAGATTGCACGCACCTACGTGCTTTACGGAAGAGGCGATACGCCAGCAGCCGTCATACAACATGCCAGCCTACCCCAGCAAAGACAGGTAACCTGCAAAGTCAAGGACCTGGTGCGTGCCTGCCGTCAACAGGGACTCGGGCATCCGGCCATTATTGTGATCGGTGATGTGGTCAGCCTGCAACAGGCCGAAACACTTGCTGCCAGTGAGCAGTATAGGCAGATAGGAGGGCAATAA
- the nirB gene encoding nitrite reductase large subunit NirB codes for MERKKIVIVGNGMVSNKICEKLRLKSADLQITVFAEEPIRAYDRVHLTDYFKISSLEELFLSKNEWYAENNIKIHLNDPVVDVNLNKKEVVSLKGEAVPYDYLVFATGSAAFVPPIPGVEKEGVFLYRTVEDLELIKAYAVRARKGAVMGGGLLGLEAAKALVDLGISETAVIEFAPRLMPRQIDDSASALLQSKLAGLGLSCLLQKSTRELLGDGRLTGIAFQDGSVLETDLLVISAGIRPRDELARKAGLSVGERGGILVNAQMQTSDPAVYAIGECALVNDMIYGLVAPGYEMAEIAASHIVGEEKAFHGFDMSTKLKLLGVDVASFGDPFVSEPYARTILLEDRNKGIYKRLNVSTDGTRLLGGILVGEAASYNMLLQMVNNNMPLAEHPELLLLGEQRDSKTPGTGLEALPDQALICSCEGVTKAQICDAVMQQGCENADGVKKCTKAGSGCGGCVPMVKDLVNYTMKKQGKYIRSSICEHFDLSRQELYDLIKIHELKTYDQVLDSLGRGHGCEVCKPLVSSLLASLWNEMILDKGNDVAQDSNDRYLANIQKGGTYSVVPRIPGGEITPDKLIVIGEVAKKYNLYTKITGGQRIDLFGAHLNDLPFIWEELIAAGFESGHAYGKALRTVKSCVGSTWCRFGLHDSVSFAIRVEERYRGLRAPHKIKSAVSGCIRECAEAQSKDFGIIATEKGWNLYVCGNGGSKPQHALLLAADIDSETCIRYIDRFLMFYIRTADPLTRTATWLNKMEGGIDYLRNVVVNDSLGMAEQWEDDMQKLVDSYRCEWKVAVEDPNIRKRFVHFVNAPEEKDDTVRFEMMRGQKKAADWNLKTY; via the coding sequence ATGGAAAGAAAAAAGATTGTTATTGTTGGAAATGGTATGGTTAGTAATAAGATTTGTGAAAAATTGAGGTTAAAATCAGCCGACTTGCAAATAACTGTATTCGCCGAAGAGCCAATTCGGGCCTATGATCGGGTGCATTTGACCGATTATTTCAAAATTTCATCTCTTGAAGAGCTTTTTCTCTCAAAAAATGAATGGTATGCCGAAAATAATATCAAAATTCATCTCAATGACCCTGTTGTTGACGTAAATCTGAACAAGAAAGAGGTGGTCTCCCTAAAGGGTGAGGCTGTCCCTTACGATTACCTGGTGTTTGCGACAGGTTCTGCGGCTTTTGTGCCACCCATTCCGGGTGTAGAGAAGGAGGGTGTATTCTTATACCGTACGGTGGAAGATCTGGAGCTGATCAAAGCTTATGCGGTCCGGGCCAGAAAAGGAGCTGTCATGGGCGGTGGTCTACTGGGTCTGGAAGCGGCCAAGGCCCTGGTCGATCTGGGGATCTCGGAAACGGCCGTGATCGAGTTTGCGCCGCGTCTGATGCCCAGGCAGATTGATGACAGTGCGAGTGCACTATTGCAAAGCAAGTTGGCCGGGCTGGGGCTGAGCTGTCTGCTGCAGAAGTCTACCCGGGAGCTACTGGGTGACGGACGCCTGACGGGCATTGCCTTTCAGGATGGTTCGGTACTGGAGACCGACCTGCTGGTGATATCGGCGGGTATCCGTCCGCGTGATGAACTCGCCCGGAAAGCCGGGCTCAGCGTCGGTGAGCGCGGGGGCATCCTGGTCAATGCGCAGATGCAGACCTCGGATCCGGCAGTCTATGCCATCGGCGAATGTGCCCTGGTCAACGATATGATCTATGGGCTGGTGGCGCCGGGTTATGAAATGGCCGAGATCGCAGCTTCTCATATCGTAGGCGAAGAAAAGGCCTTCCATGGATTTGATATGAGCACCAAGCTCAAGCTGCTGGGGGTTGACGTGGCTAGCTTCGGGGATCCTTTTGTCAGTGAGCCTTATGCACGGACCATCCTGCTGGAAGATCGCAACAAAGGAATTTATAAGCGGCTCAATGTCAGTACCGACGGTACACGCCTGCTGGGTGGTATCCTCGTCGGCGAGGCGGCGAGCTACAATATGCTGCTGCAGATGGTGAACAACAATATGCCGCTGGCCGAGCATCCTGAATTGCTGCTGCTGGGCGAACAGCGCGATAGCAAAACTCCGGGCACGGGGCTGGAGGCACTGCCAGACCAGGCGCTGATCTGTAGCTGCGAAGGGGTGACCAAAGCACAGATCTGCGATGCTGTGATGCAGCAGGGCTGTGAAAATGCCGACGGCGTAAAAAAATGTACCAAGGCGGGATCAGGCTGCGGTGGCTGCGTGCCCATGGTCAAGGATTTGGTCAATTATACCATGAAAAAGCAGGGCAAGTATATCCGGAGCAGCATCTGTGAGCATTTTGACCTAAGTCGCCAGGAACTTTATGACCTTATTAAAATCCATGAACTGAAGACTTATGACCAGGTGCTGGACAGTCTGGGCAGGGGACATGGCTGCGAAGTGTGTAAGCCGCTTGTGTCTTCGCTGCTGGCCAGCCTCTGGAATGAGATGATCCTCGATAAAGGAAATGATGTGGCGCAGGATAGCAACGACCGCTACCTTGCCAATATTCAGAAAGGGGGGACCTATTCGGTGGTGCCCCGCATACCGGGGGGTGAGATCACACCCGACAAGCTGATCGTGATCGGTGAGGTCGCCAAGAAATATAATCTGTATACAAAAATTACGGGAGGACAACGCATTGATCTGTTTGGTGCACATCTCAATGACCTCCCGTTTATCTGGGAAGAGCTCATCGCGGCGGGTTTTGAGAGCGGGCATGCTTATGGGAAGGCCTTACGGACCGTTAAAAGCTGTGTGGGGAGCACCTGGTGCCGCTTCGGGCTGCACGACAGTGTCTCCTTTGCCATCCGGGTGGAGGAACGCTACCGCGGACTGCGGGCACCGCATAAGATCAAGTCGGCCGTCAGCGGCTGTATCCGGGAATGCGCGGAGGCCCAGAGCAAGGATTTTGGGATCATCGCCACCGAGAAAGGCTGGAACCTTTATGTCTGCGGCAATGGCGGCAGTAAGCCTCAGCATGCGCTGCTGCTGGCAGCGGATATCGACAGCGAAACCTGTATACGCTACATCGACCGCTTCCTGATGTTCTATATCCGCACAGCAGATCCGCTGACCCGCACAGCTACCTGGCTCAATAAGATGGAAGGCGGCATCGACTACCTCAGAAATGTGGTGGTCAACGATAGCCTGGGTATGGCCGAACAATGGGAAGATGACATGCAGAAACTGGTGGACAGCTACCGCTGTGAATGGAAAGTCGCCGTGGAGGATCCCAACATCCGCAAACGCTTTGTCCACTTTGTCAATGCGCCTGAGGAGAAGGATGATACGGTCCGCTTTGAAATGATGCGCGGCCAGAAAAAGGCTGCTGACTGGAACCTGAAAACGTACTAA
- the nirD gene encoding nitrite reductase small subunit NirD, producing the protein METQLDTQWLQACRIEDAIENGGVCLKLNNEQIALFYFARRNEWYATQNECPHKRQMILSRGMLGSLGETPKVACPFHKKTFALDTGECLSGDECAIKTYPVKVENGRVYIGMSA; encoded by the coding sequence ATGGAAACGCAATTAGACACGCAATGGCTGCAGGCCTGCCGCATCGAAGATGCCATTGAAAACGGCGGAGTATGCCTCAAATTAAACAATGAACAGATTGCCCTGTTTTATTTCGCGCGCCGCAACGAGTGGTATGCCACCCAGAACGAATGTCCGCACAAGCGGCAGATGATCCTGAGCCGGGGCATGCTCGGATCGCTGGGCGAAACGCCTAAAGTCGCCTGTCCATTTCATAAGAAAACCTTTGCCCTCGATACTGGGGAATGCTTGTCGGGCGATGAATGTGCAATCAAAACCTATCCGGTAAAAGTTGAAAACGGCAGGGTGTATATTGGCATGTCAGCCTAG
- a CDS encoding formate/nitrite transporter family protein: MDYISPKEVAGAMMNTAIYKSSLPIRDLLIRGALSGALLAISVTLALLATGQTGLSLVGAFVFPVGFVIIVILGLELVTGSFSLVPLAWFEGKVGFRTMASNLLWVFLGNLIGSVLFALLFWAASTETGQVSQLGNIEQSLIAISEKKTLGYGSHGAAGLFSAFVKAILCNWMVCMGVVMSMTSRSTLGKILAAGIPIFIFFALGYEHAVVNMFVIPAGMMFGAKVSVSDWWLYNQLIVTAGNIVGGLLFTGMAIYYTYHSKEKVAAS; the protein is encoded by the coding sequence ATGGATTATATCAGTCCGAAAGAAGTTGCGGGAGCAATGATGAATACCGCTATTTATAAATCGTCACTGCCGATCCGGGACTTATTGATCCGTGGTGCCTTGTCTGGTGCGCTGCTGGCGATCTCGGTGACCCTGGCACTGCTGGCTACAGGGCAGACGGGGCTCAGCCTGGTCGGTGCCTTTGTTTTTCCTGTCGGCTTTGTGATCATCGTGATCCTCGGTCTGGAACTGGTGACGGGGAGCTTTTCGCTGGTGCCGCTGGCCTGGTTTGAAGGAAAAGTAGGCTTTAGGACGATGGCCAGCAACCTGCTCTGGGTATTTTTGGGCAACCTGATCGGCAGCGTCCTCTTTGCGCTGCTGTTTTGGGCAGCCAGTACCGAGACCGGCCAGGTCAGTCAGCTGGGAAATATCGAGCAGAGCCTGATTGCCATCAGCGAGAAGAAAACACTTGGCTACGGCAGCCACGGCGCTGCCGGCCTCTTTTCGGCCTTTGTCAAAGCCATCCTCTGCAACTGGATGGTGTGTATGGGGGTGGTGATGTCGATGACATCCAGGTCCACTCTGGGCAAAATTCTGGCTGCGGGGATTCCGATCTTTATCTTTTTTGCACTGGGCTATGAGCATGCCGTGGTCAATATGTTTGTGATCCCGGCAGGTATGATGTTTGGTGCGAAAGTGAGTGTGTCGGACTGGTGGCTGTACAATCAGCTGATCGTGACGGCCGGCAACATTGTGGGCGGACTTCTGTTTACCGGAATGGCTATTTATTATACCTACCACAGCAAGGAGAAAGTTGCTGCATCTTAA
- a CDS encoding Crp/Fnr family transcriptional regulator yields MKSKKSTTCDHSCLMCRHVLQDWLGQIDLHRKLLKIKKGQQFIHEGTTAEGIYFVQSGLVKVHRRLGDKEMIVRFAGPGDIVGHRGVSSEQAVYPISATALETTQLCFVDLPFFLSTLRVNPELSYRLMLFFADELQLSEQKMCNLYQLTAKSRLAWSLLLFQRVFGADATDGYIGFSPSKKDLAAYIGTTYETLYRMLAELSELAAIRLEGRRIFIQNAELLRRLSADQTS; encoded by the coding sequence ATGAAATCAAAAAAATCAACCACCTGTGACCACTCCTGCCTGATGTGCCGGCATGTACTGCAGGACTGGCTCGGACAGATAGATCTACACCGTAAACTTCTAAAAATAAAAAAAGGACAGCAGTTTATCCACGAAGGCACCACTGCCGAAGGCATCTATTTTGTACAGTCCGGACTTGTCAAAGTCCACCGACGGCTCGGCGACAAGGAAATGATCGTCCGCTTTGCAGGCCCCGGCGATATCGTGGGCCATCGTGGTGTATCCTCTGAACAGGCAGTATACCCCATTTCAGCCACGGCACTCGAAACCACGCAGCTTTGCTTTGTGGACCTGCCCTTTTTCCTGTCCACGCTACGCGTCAATCCCGAACTGAGCTACCGGCTCATGCTCTTTTTTGCCGACGAGCTCCAGCTGTCGGAACAGAAAATGTGCAATCTGTATCAGCTTACCGCAAAGAGCCGGCTGGCCTGGAGCCTGCTGTTGTTTCAGCGTGTTTTCGGTGCCGATGCAACCGACGGTTATATCGGATTTTCACCCAGCAAAAAAGACCTCGCAGCCTATATCGGCACTACCTACGAAACCTTGTACCGGATGCTCGCCGAGCTGTCTGAGCTGGCCGCCATACGCCTCGAAGGACGCCGGATCTTTATTCAGAATGCTGAACTGCTCCGCAGGCTTTCTGCCGACCAGACTTCGTAA
- a CDS encoding helix-turn-helix domain-containing protein, protein MRSRSGNPIRYPQVIDLSYGRSLTQLHESVKIVNLYMDTTFRFHSLSEFHQFCGLPGPEHPLISLVDYSQVKYPINDSEMKWIQHFYSIGLKRNVNARFNYGQQQYDFDSGVLTFVSPLQFLKVEINPEVQVEPSGWMLLIHPDFLWNSELAHTIKRYEFFQYEVHEALFLSDKEEAILVDILQNIEKEYQSNIDKFSRELIIKQIERLLIYSERFYERQFITRKKSTQELVTRFEQLLSAQFDRDKLLDQGIPTVAYLAQQLHLSPNYLGSLLRIYTGQNTQQHIQGKMIEYAKERLSNSPLSVSEIAYELGFEHPQSFSKVFKKNTQQSPVEFRQSFQ, encoded by the coding sequence ATGAGATCGAGAAGTGGAAATCCTATACGGTATCCACAGGTTATTGATCTCTCCTATGGCCGCTCGCTGACACAGCTTCATGAATCGGTAAAAATAGTAAATTTGTATATGGACACTACATTTCGCTTTCATTCGCTTTCGGAGTTCCACCAATTCTGTGGATTGCCCGGGCCCGAACATCCCCTGATCAGCCTGGTGGACTACAGCCAGGTAAAATATCCCATCAATGATTCGGAGATGAAATGGATACAGCATTTTTATTCGATCGGATTAAAGCGGAATGTAAATGCTCGTTTCAATTATGGTCAGCAGCAGTACGATTTTGATTCTGGCGTGCTGACCTTCGTTTCACCCCTGCAGTTTCTAAAAGTCGAAATCAATCCTGAGGTGCAGGTAGAACCCAGCGGCTGGATGCTGCTGATCCATCCCGACTTTCTGTGGAATAGCGAACTGGCACATACGATCAAGCGTTACGAATTTTTCCAGTACGAGGTTCATGAGGCCCTATTCCTTTCGGACAAAGAGGAAGCCATACTCGTCGATATCCTCCAAAATATCGAAAAAGAATATCAGTCCAATATCGACAAGTTCAGCCGCGAATTGATTATCAAGCAGATCGAACGCCTGTTGATCTACTCGGAGCGCTTTTACGAGCGACAGTTTATCACGCGTAAAAAATCGACGCAGGAACTGGTCACCCGGTTTGAGCAGCTGCTTTCCGCCCAATTTGATCGGGACAAGCTTCTGGATCAAGGTATCCCAACGGTTGCTTATCTGGCCCAGCAGCTCCACCTTTCACCCAATTATCTGGGCAGCTTGTTGCGGATCTACACGGGTCAGAACACACAGCAACATATACAGGGAAAAATGATCGAATACGCCAAAGAAAGGCTCAGCAACAGCCCACTTTCAGTCAGCGAAATTGCCTACGAACTGGGCTTTGAGCATCCGCAGTCGTTCAGCAAGGTATTCAAGAAGAACACCCAGCAGAGTCCGGTAGAGTTTAGGCAGTCTTTTCAGTAA
- a CDS encoding SDR family NAD(P)-dependent oxidoreductase — protein sequence METQKVWFVTGASKGLGLYLVKELLNQGYQVVATSRTRQALSDAVGDHPNFLPLEVNLTDDAAVAGAVSSAIDYFGRIDVLVNNAGYGQIGAIEELSDAEARRNFDINVFGSLNAIRHIAPQLRQQQSGHIFNIASIGGFAGNFPAFGVYCATKFAVAGFTEALAEEMAPFGVHTTLVYPGYFRTDFLRSGSIQTPAQPIAAYVTARQSEATHLQEINGNQSNDPQKAATVLIQLSKLEQPPVHFMMGADAYDMAKKKISLMADEIEKWKSYTVSTGY from the coding sequence ATGGAAACACAAAAAGTATGGTTTGTCACCGGAGCCTCCAAAGGGCTGGGACTATACCTCGTCAAAGAACTTCTGAATCAGGGTTATCAGGTGGTGGCGACCTCCCGCACGCGGCAGGCATTAAGCGATGCTGTGGGCGATCACCCCAACTTCCTGCCGCTCGAAGTCAATCTCACCGACGATGCAGCTGTCGCAGGCGCCGTATCTTCGGCTATCGATTATTTCGGACGGATCGATGTACTGGTCAACAATGCCGGTTACGGGCAGATCGGAGCCATCGAAGAGCTCAGCGATGCGGAGGCGAGGCGCAACTTTGACATCAATGTTTTCGGATCACTCAATGCTATCCGCCACATCGCCCCGCAGCTCCGTCAGCAGCAGTCGGGACATATCTTTAACATCGCCTCGATCGGCGGCTTTGCCGGCAACTTTCCCGCTTTTGGCGTGTACTGCGCAACCAAGTTTGCCGTTGCCGGATTCACAGAAGCACTGGCAGAAGAGATGGCACCATTTGGCGTGCACACCACCTTGGTGTACCCCGGATATTTTAGGACAGACTTCCTGCGTTCGGGCTCCATCCAGACACCGGCACAGCCTATTGCGGCTTATGTCACCGCCAGACAGTCCGAAGCAACACATCTGCAGGAGATCAACGGCAACCAGAGCAACGATCCGCAAAAAGCGGCCACAGTCCTCATTCAGCTCAGCAAGCTGGAACAGCCGCCGGTACATTTTATGATGGGTGCCGATGCCTATGACATGGCCAAAAAGAAAATCAGCCTGATGGCCGATGAGATCGAGAAGTGGAAATCCTATACGGTATCCACAGGTTATTGA
- a CDS encoding antibiotic biosynthesis monooxygenase, whose protein sequence is MENQGASVVITHHILDDRQHEYDEWLAEIVPLTKHAAGFIDLQVIRPIPKLTFVYTVIIRFDTVDNLKTWMESDTRKRMIEKASPLFRQNDRYQIRSGLEFLFETPEPTGRVPRRWKQYLVTWSAIYPLSLLMPLLLLPLFRELHIPQNRLLDGLLISGSIVFLMVYLVMPNYTRMIRRWLNK, encoded by the coding sequence ATGGAAAATCAAGGAGCCTCGGTTGTCATAACGCATCACATTCTGGATGACAGACAACATGAATATGATGAATGGCTGGCAGAAATTGTTCCGCTTACCAAACATGCAGCGGGATTTATCGATCTGCAGGTCATTAGACCTATTCCCAAGCTGACCTTTGTCTACACGGTGATCATTAGATTCGATACCGTGGACAATCTAAAAACTTGGATGGAGTCGGATACCCGCAAAAGAATGATCGAAAAGGCCTCTCCCTTATTCCGTCAGAATGATCGTTATCAAATCAGATCCGGTCTCGAATTCCTTTTTGAAACGCCGGAACCGACCGGTAGGGTGCCGCGCCGCTGGAAACAATACCTGGTGACCTGGTCGGCCATTTACCCGCTCTCATTGCTTATGCCCTTGCTCCTGCTACCTCTCTTTCGTGAGCTGCATATTCCGCAAAATCGTCTTTTGGATGGATTACTGATTTCGGGGAGCATCGTTTTTCTAATGGTCTACCTGGTCATGCCCAATTATACCAGAATGATACGGAGATGGTTAAACAAGTAA
- a CDS encoding redoxin domain-containing protein, with the protein MLQKNDVAPDFTLYATPDQKIKLSEFKGKNVVLAFYPADWSPVCSDQMALYNEMLKYFKKYDAEILGISVDSKWCHLAFAQSRNLHFPLLADFEEKGAVAKKYGVYDEEEGECKRALFVIDKEGVIQWNYLSPTAVNPGADGIIEALENLKSN; encoded by the coding sequence ATGTTACAAAAAAACGACGTGGCGCCGGATTTTACCTTGTACGCGACCCCCGATCAGAAAATCAAACTGTCTGAGTTTAAGGGAAAGAATGTTGTCCTTGCCTTTTATCCTGCCGACTGGAGTCCGGTCTGTAGCGATCAGATGGCCTTATATAATGAAATGCTCAAATATTTTAAGAAATATGATGCTGAAATTCTGGGAATTTCTGTAGACAGCAAATGGTGCCACCTGGCCTTTGCACAGTCTCGCAATCTGCATTTTCCATTGCTGGCTGATTTTGAGGAAAAGGGCGCGGTAGCCAAAAAATACGGTGTCTATGACGAGGAAGAAGGGGAATGCAAACGGGCCCTGTTTGTGATCGACAAGGAAGGGGTGATCCAATGGAATTACTTGTCACCGACCGCGGTAAATCCCGGTGCCGATGGTATTATAGAAGCGTTAGAAAACCTTAAATCAAATTAA
- a CDS encoding DsbA family protein — MALRPKVSNADHSQGNQQADLTIVEYGDYQCPHCAAAHGVLKPMMAELGEQIRFVFRNFPLSEMHPYARPAARAAEAASRQGKFWEMHDRIYEHQDALSTRLLSDLAEQLGVDMEKFRSDLEDEGIEEKIDADFESGMMSGVNGTPTFFVNGQKFDGGAEDLVRMLNENRI; from the coding sequence ATGGCACTCAGACCAAAGGTCAGCAATGCTGACCATTCGCAGGGAAATCAACAAGCTGATCTCACGATTGTCGAATATGGGGATTACCAATGCCCACATTGTGCTGCTGCGCATGGTGTTTTGAAGCCGATGATGGCTGAGCTGGGGGAGCAGATCCGTTTTGTATTCCGTAATTTTCCACTCTCAGAAATGCATCCATATGCCCGTCCTGCGGCGCGTGCGGCCGAAGCGGCCAGCAGGCAGGGGAAATTTTGGGAAATGCACGATAGGATATATGAACATCAGGATGCGCTGAGCACCCGTCTCCTGTCCGACCTCGCTGAGCAGCTGGGGGTGGATATGGAAAAATTCAGGTCCGACCTGGAGGACGAGGGAATCGAGGAAAAGATCGATGCCGATTTTGAAAGCGGTATGATGAGCGGGGTGAATGGGACGCCGACCTTTTTCGTCAATGGTCAAAAGTTCGATGGGGGCGCCGAAGATCTTGTGCGGATGCTCAACGAAAACCGGATCTAA